The Raphanus sativus cultivar WK10039 chromosome 2, ASM80110v3, whole genome shotgun sequence genome includes a region encoding these proteins:
- the LOC130508351 gene encoding patatin-like protein 1: MEDGSSCKRNKPPSWGTLVTILSLDGGGVRGIIAGVILAYLEKQLQEIDGEDVRLADYFDVVSGTSTGGLITAMLTVPGENGRPQLAAKDIVPFYLEHCPKIFPQPEGLSALLPKLPKLLSGPKYSGKYLRKLLTKLLGEAKLHQTVTNVVIPTFDMKKLQPTIFSSYQALVDPTLDVKISDICIGTSAAPTFFPPHYFSNEYSQGKTSEFHLVDGAVTANNPTLVAMTAVTKQILKQNPDMGKLEPLGYDKFLVISIGTGTSKKEEKYSAKKAAKWGIISWLYNDGSTPILDMISDSGRDMIHFHSSVLFKALQSEDKYLRIDDDTLEGDVSSMDLATKSNLENLVKIGEKVLKKRVMHMNIDTGVYEPITENITNEEELKRYAKLLSDERRLRRMRSNTMVQDPSN; encoded by the exons ATGGAAGATGGCTCGTCCTGTAAGAGAAACAAACCACCGTCATGGGGAACACTCGTAACAATCCTCAGCCTCGACGGCGGCGGGGTCAGAGGAATTATCGCCGGGGTCATCCTTGCTTATCTAGAAAAACAACTTCAG gAGATCGATGGAGAAGACGTGAGGCTAGCTGATTATTTCGACGTGGTATCAGGGACTAGTACCGGTGGTCTCATAACTGCCATGTTAACTGTACCAGGCGAGAATGGACGGCCTCAATTAGCAGCGAAAGACATTGTTCCTTTTTACCTTGAACATTGTCCCAAAATATTTCCACAGCCCGA AGGCTTGTCTGCTCTGTTACCTAAGCTTCCAAAGCTTTTGTCTGGTCCAAAGTACAGCGGAAAGTATCTGCGTAAGCTACTAACTAAGCTTCTTGGAGAGGCAAAACTTCATCAGACAGTCACAAACGTTGTCATACCTACCTTCGACATGAAGAAACTCCAACCCACCATCTTCTCCTCTTACCAG GCATTGGTTGACCCTACCTTGGATGTCAAGATATCAGACATATGCATTGGCACATCGGCTGCTCCTACTTTCTTTCCTCCTCATTACTTTTCTAATGAATATAGTCAAGGCAAGACGTCTGAGTTTCACCTCGTTGATGGGGCGGTCACGGCTAATAACCCG ACTTTGGTGGCCATGACTGCTGTGACTAAGCAGATTCTGAAGCAAAATCCTGATATGGGTAAGCTCGAGCCTTTAGGTTACGATAAGTTCCTAGTTATATCGATAGGGACAGGGACTTCAAAAAAGGAGGAGAAGTATAGCGCAAAAAAGGCTGCGAAATGGGGAATCATATCTTGGTTATATAACGATGGATCTACTCCGATATTAGACATGATCTCGGATTCAGGGCGTGACATGATCCATTTCCATAGCTCGGTTTTGTTCAAAGCCCTACAATCAGAGGATAAGTACCTCAGAATCGAC GATGATACACTGGAAGGAGATGTAAGTTCGATGGATCTAGCAACAAAATCTAACTTGGAGAATCTTGTGAAGATTGGAGAGAAGGTGCTGAAAAAAAGAGTCATGCATATGAATATCGACACTGGTGTCTATGAACCTATTACTGAAAATATCACCAATGAGGAAGAACTCAAAAG ATATGCAAAACTTCTATCTGATGAAAGAAGATTAAGGAGAATGAGAAGCAACACAATGGTTCAAGATCCATCAAACTGa